One stretch of Rosistilla oblonga DNA includes these proteins:
- a CDS encoding RNA polymerase sigma factor yields the protein MTATLQSNDAALGYEDVSDEELLLTYRSSGQRILFETLMKRYQREIYSYLRRYLGDAEQAEDAFQLTFLQVHLRAETFEEGRKFRPWFYAIATNQAIDLQRKNRRHRMVSLDRTRNVDDDESKWTEKLVGNDPDPWLVASGRENQDSVQGIVAQLSDSMQKVVQLVYYQGLKYREAADVLGIPVGTVKSRLNAAVSRLNQLWEESQSMK from the coding sequence ATGACGGCGACACTTCAGTCCAACGATGCAGCGCTCGGCTACGAGGACGTATCCGACGAAGAATTGCTGCTGACCTATCGCAGCAGCGGCCAGCGAATTCTGTTCGAAACGTTGATGAAACGTTATCAACGCGAGATCTACAGCTACCTGCGGCGGTACCTCGGCGATGCCGAACAAGCCGAAGATGCGTTCCAGTTGACCTTCTTGCAAGTTCACCTGCGAGCCGAGACGTTTGAAGAGGGGCGAAAATTTCGTCCCTGGTTTTATGCAATTGCAACGAACCAAGCTATCGACTTGCAACGTAAGAACCGTAGACATCGAATGGTCAGTCTGGACCGAACCCGCAATGTCGACGACGACGAATCGAAGTGGACCGAGAAATTGGTCGGCAACGATCCCGATCCGTGGTTGGTTGCGTCGGGGCGAGAAAACCAAGACAGCGTTCAAGGGATTGTCGCCCAGTTGAGCGATTCGATGCAAAAAGTCGTTCAGTTGGTTTATTACCAAGGGCTGAAATATCGCGAAGCAGCCGATGTGCTGGGGATCCCTGTCGGGACGGTCAAAAGCCGTCTGAACGCAGCGGTCTCGCGATTGAATCAGCTCTGGGAAGAATCTCAGTCGATGAAGTAG
- a CDS encoding CpaF family protein: MSRTMNPTAGRTELSRQEQFEQIKGRIHSKLVDKLDLSKVGDLKGDTLKREIRMVVEHLCDAEETLLNRQERERIVDEVLDETFGLGPLEIILKDKKVSDILINGPKNIYVEKEGQLQKSEVEFRDNKHLLQIIDRIVSKVGRRVDETCPMVDARLEDGSRVNAIIPPLALDGAAVSIRRFGSNPLKLEDLLNYKAFTPEMVMLLEGCIKARMNMIISGGTGSGKTTLLNTLSSFIPHDERIVTIEDAAELQLQQDHVVRLETRPPNIEGNGAVTATDLVKNALRMRPERIIIGECRGGETLDMLQAMNTGHDGSLTTIHSNNPRDAIARLETLVMMAGFEMPVKAIRSQIAGAVDVMIQASRLQGGKRRVTYITEIVGMEQDTIVMQDIYRYDQQGIGADGKAKGRFICTGVRPTFMDKLEGKGIRLPASAFRERVMMEA; encoded by the coding sequence ATGTCACGAACGATGAATCCAACCGCTGGCCGCACCGAACTGAGTCGTCAAGAACAGTTTGAACAGATCAAGGGCCGCATCCACAGTAAGCTGGTCGACAAGCTGGACCTTTCAAAGGTCGGAGATCTCAAGGGCGATACGCTCAAACGCGAGATCCGGATGGTCGTCGAACACCTCTGCGACGCCGAGGAGACGCTGCTGAATCGGCAGGAACGCGAGCGAATCGTCGACGAGGTATTGGACGAGACCTTTGGCCTGGGCCCGCTGGAGATCATCCTCAAAGACAAGAAGGTCAGCGATATTCTGATCAACGGTCCCAAGAACATCTATGTCGAAAAGGAAGGCCAGCTGCAAAAGAGCGAGGTCGAATTCCGCGACAACAAACACCTACTGCAGATCATCGACCGGATCGTTTCGAAAGTCGGCCGCCGGGTCGACGAAACCTGCCCGATGGTCGACGCTCGCCTGGAAGACGGCAGCCGTGTGAATGCGATCATTCCGCCGCTGGCCCTCGATGGCGCGGCGGTTTCGATTCGTCGCTTCGGCAGCAACCCGCTGAAGCTGGAAGATCTGCTGAACTACAAAGCGTTCACGCCCGAGATGGTGATGCTGCTGGAAGGCTGCATCAAAGCTCGCATGAACATGATCATCTCCGGCGGTACCGGTTCGGGTAAAACGACTCTCCTGAACACGCTCAGCAGTTTCATCCCACACGACGAGCGGATCGTCACGATCGAGGATGCGGCGGAGCTTCAGTTGCAGCAGGATCACGTCGTCCGTCTGGAAACGCGACCACCAAACATCGAAGGCAACGGCGCGGTGACGGCGACCGACCTTGTCAAGAATGCTCTGCGTATGCGTCCCGAGCGAATCATCATCGGCGAATGCCGTGGTGGTGAAACGTTGGACATGTTGCAAGCGATGAACACCGGTCACGATGGATCGTTGACGACGATTCACAGTAACAATCCACGCGACGCGATCGCGCGTCTGGAGACGTTGGTGATGATGGCCGGTTTCGAGATGCCGGTCAAAGCGATTCGTTCGCAGATCGCCGGCGCGGTCGACGTGATGATCCAAGCCAGTCGTCTGCAAGGCGGCAAGCGACGCGTCACCTACATCACCGAGATCGTCGGGATGGAGCAGGACACGATCGTAATGCAAGACATCTATCGATATGACCAACAGGGCATTGGTGCCGACGGCAAGGCGAAAGGTCGCTTTATCTGCACTGGTGTGCGTCCCACGTTCATGGACAAGTTGGAGGGCAAGGGAATCCGTTTGCCAGCCAGTGCGTTCCGCGAACGCGTGATGATGGAAGCGTAG
- a CDS encoding type II secretion system F family protein translates to MITLIIVIAVGVGIAALIAGAWLMVDSEAGGPSTAENRLDTLARLKKDVDDPSQSTALYAGGFDESKDRLDALLKSLPGMGLYLEQADLSLNAGKFFALVGGLFAAGIGLCFVTPIPVLLGPILGGMLASIPFLYVMFMRNRRLAKFGNQMPEALELLSRSLRAGHSLAAGFGLIASEMRDPIRKEFARCFEEQNLGIALEEALDDMTGRVPNMDLKFFAMAIILQRETGGDLAEILDKISHLVRERLQIQGQVAALTGEGRMSGIVLLAMPPTLFLTMLYLNYDYAMMLFTDPMGRKMMAGALVMQLLGAVVIRKIITIRV, encoded by the coding sequence ATGATAACATTGATAATCGTAATCGCTGTAGGCGTTGGCATCGCAGCGCTGATCGCTGGGGCCTGGTTGATGGTCGACTCCGAAGCCGGAGGCCCATCGACGGCAGAAAATCGACTCGACACTTTGGCTCGGCTGAAGAAAGACGTCGACGATCCATCGCAGTCGACGGCGCTCTACGCAGGCGGTTTTGACGAGAGCAAAGACCGGCTCGACGCGCTGCTCAAATCGCTCCCCGGCATGGGGCTGTACCTCGAGCAAGCCGACCTGAGTCTCAATGCAGGCAAGTTTTTTGCATTGGTCGGGGGGCTGTTTGCGGCGGGCATCGGTCTCTGTTTTGTCACGCCCATCCCGGTCCTCCTAGGCCCGATCCTGGGCGGCATGCTGGCATCGATTCCGTTTTTGTACGTGATGTTCATGCGGAACCGTCGTTTGGCAAAGTTTGGCAACCAGATGCCCGAAGCCTTGGAACTGCTCTCCCGCAGTCTTCGCGCCGGCCACTCGCTGGCCGCCGGATTTGGCTTGATCGCCAGCGAGATGCGCGATCCGATTCGCAAGGAGTTCGCTCGCTGCTTCGAGGAACAAAACCTCGGTATCGCGTTGGAGGAAGCGCTCGACGACATGACCGGCCGGGTTCCCAACATGGACCTGAAGTTCTTCGCGATGGCGATCATCCTGCAACGCGAAACCGGTGGTGACCTCGCCGAAATCCTCGACAAGATCAGCCACCTGGTCCGCGAACGCTTGCAGATCCAAGGCCAAGTTGCGGCGTTGACGGGCGAGGGTCGGATGAGCGGAATCGTGTTGCTGGCGATGCCACCGACGCTGTTCCTAACGATGCTGTATCTGAACTACGACTACGCGATGATGCTGTTCACCGATCCGATGGGCCGCAAGATGATGGCCGGTGCGTTGGTGATGCAGTTGTTGGGTGCGGTCGTGATCCGCAAGATCATTACGATTCGGGTTTAA
- a CDS encoding type II secretion system F family protein: protein MFAADIQTTGFIVLGAIFVGVSAIAWLILGRVSGSDEKNRAEVRLDEMRQARRSGEGARGDTDVKKEALASVLNRAAPLANSLQPKDEVSQGKLKLRLMQAGFRNQGATTMFLTLKVISALVGLFIGGGVAVIFQGFTQDALLKLVISGGIMFFLPELALSWIISCRKQNIFLGLPDALDLMVVCVEAGLGLDQAMRKVSTEMGKTYKVIAEEFGVANAQLQLGRPRNEVLKALGNRSDVDDLKALASILIQADKFGSSIAQALRVQSDSMRVKRRQIAEEKAAKSAVKLIFPLVIFIFPGIFVVLVGPAAIAMISQDSF, encoded by the coding sequence ATGTTCGCTGCCGACATTCAAACCACCGGTTTTATCGTATTGGGAGCCATCTTCGTTGGCGTCTCCGCCATCGCGTGGTTGATCCTGGGCCGCGTTAGCGGTAGCGACGAGAAGAATCGCGCCGAGGTGCGGTTGGACGAAATGCGTCAAGCGCGCCGCTCCGGCGAAGGAGCTCGTGGCGACACCGACGTCAAAAAGGAAGCGCTTGCATCGGTCCTCAACCGCGCCGCTCCATTGGCGAATTCGCTGCAGCCCAAAGACGAGGTCAGCCAAGGCAAGCTGAAACTGCGTCTGATGCAGGCCGGATTCCGAAACCAAGGCGCCACCACGATGTTCTTGACTCTCAAGGTCATCTCCGCCCTGGTCGGATTGTTCATCGGCGGCGGTGTCGCGGTGATCTTCCAAGGATTCACCCAAGACGCGTTGCTGAAATTGGTGATCAGCGGCGGGATCATGTTCTTCCTCCCCGAATTGGCGCTGTCGTGGATCATCAGCTGCCGCAAACAAAACATCTTCCTCGGACTGCCCGATGCTTTGGACTTGATGGTCGTCTGCGTCGAAGCCGGCTTGGGATTGGATCAAGCGATGCGGAAGGTCTCCACCGAGATGGGCAAGACCTACAAAGTGATCGCCGAAGAATTTGGTGTCGCCAACGCTCAACTGCAACTGGGTCGACCGCGGAACGAAGTCCTCAAGGCGCTCGGCAATCGCAGCGACGTCGACGATCTTAAAGCCTTGGCGTCGATTCTGATCCAAGCCGACAAGTTCGGCAGCAGCATCGCCCAGGCACTGCGTGTGCAATCCGATTCGATGCGTGTCAAACGCCGTCAGATCGCCGAAGAGAAAGCTGCCAAGAGTGCGGTGAAATTGATCTTCCCGCTGGTGATCTTCATCTTCCCAGGCATCTTCGTCGTCCTGGTTGGACCCGCTGCGATCGCGATGATCTCTCAGGATTCGTTCTAA
- a CDS encoding fatty acid desaturase family protein translates to MTFDKPTDQRGEPRSPKQLLIASKEFASEHRLLSWWHLWSTLAVCFALIGVSVSDLSLWLRIPASIAVGLVTVRLFIIYHDFQHSAILAKSVLARWIMATYGMLVLAPTSVWKHSHDVHHRKNSQTFGANVGSYPIMTTHAYANAMASEKFSYAASRHPLTIVLGYFTVFIWRMCLQAFISNPREHFDGGVSILLHIALAIGLLMFGVDIMMLGLIVPLFVASGLGAYLFYAQHNYPSAKMHPSSEWSHVDAALQSSSFIPMNPLMNWFTGNIGYHHVHHLNARIPFYRLPEAMAALPELQTPGVTTLRPGDIAACLRLKLWCPDQEKFVGFNGV, encoded by the coding sequence ATGACCTTTGACAAACCGACCGACCAACGTGGGGAGCCGCGGTCTCCCAAGCAGCTGCTTATCGCTAGCAAGGAATTTGCCAGTGAGCACCGTCTGCTCAGTTGGTGGCATCTGTGGTCGACACTTGCTGTTTGTTTTGCGTTGATCGGCGTCTCGGTCAGCGATCTCTCGCTGTGGCTGCGGATCCCGGCAAGCATTGCCGTCGGTTTGGTCACCGTCCGTTTGTTTATCATCTACCACGATTTTCAGCACAGTGCGATCCTTGCCAAGTCGGTTTTGGCGCGTTGGATCATGGCGACCTACGGCATGTTGGTGCTGGCGCCGACAAGCGTTTGGAAGCATTCTCACGACGTTCATCATCGCAAGAACTCGCAGACCTTTGGTGCCAACGTCGGTTCGTATCCGATCATGACGACTCACGCCTACGCCAACGCGATGGCTTCGGAGAAGTTTTCTTACGCCGCTTCGCGCCATCCGCTGACCATCGTGCTGGGATACTTCACCGTCTTCATCTGGCGGATGTGTTTGCAGGCGTTCATCTCCAACCCGCGTGAGCACTTCGATGGGGGCGTTTCGATTTTGTTGCACATCGCCTTGGCGATCGGGCTGTTGATGTTCGGTGTCGACATCATGATGTTGGGGCTGATCGTGCCGCTGTTTGTCGCGTCTGGCTTAGGGGCGTACCTGTTTTACGCACAACACAATTACCCGTCGGCGAAGATGCACCCCAGCAGCGAGTGGAGCCACGTCGATGCGGCACTCCAATCGTCCAGCTTCATTCCGATGAACCCGTTGATGAACTGGTTCACCGGGAACATCGGTTACCATCACGTTCACCATTTGAACGCGCGGATCCCGTTTTACCGCTTGCCCGAAGCGATGGCCGCTCTGCCTGAATTGCAAACTCCCGGCGTCACGACGCTACGTCCCGGCGACATCGCCGCCTGCCTGCGGCTGAAACTGTGGTGCCCCGACCAAGAGAAGTTCGTCGGCTTTAACGGCGTCTAA
- the rlmKL gene encoding bifunctional 23S rRNA (guanine(2069)-N(7))-methyltransferase RlmK/23S rRNA (guanine(2445)-N(2))-methyltransferase RlmL — MPSPIGVVLAAGPHPFAILPSCDIVNDYPRRRPVDALPTSREATASMPDSLDLIATCAFGLEAVVRRELADLGYVGKVITPGRILFTGPPEAICRTNLWLRAADRVLVRLATFEAGDFDALFDQTRDLPWSQWLPKDACFPVSGKSHNSQLESVPAIQRTVKKAAVLGMQREYGTELLDESGAQYKLEASLIKDQMTLTLDTTGPGLHKRHYCERPGLVQIKETLAAALVMLSFWNRDRPMVDPFCGSGTIVIEAAMIGRRMAPGLGRSFSAQQWPTLSQALWERATDEALQLRLPELEGRIIGTDVDGRALAAARENAHLADVEGSVHFQTKSFDSLSSPKQYGCVITHTPYEMSGRRNPEQDALYRSIPLVLRRLTTWSHYVLTPHPRFEQIVGRKADRRRKLYNARTECTYYQFHGPKRPRNEGEPRDRVAESEADENLDGSETPAESGEVTPVSKAPPAAAAKPKPDLAPAFGHLDAKAHEQAALFRTRLTKRARHLRRLPTRQGVTCFRLYERDIPEIPLVVDRYGDHLHINEYERPHDRDPAQHANWLDLMAQTASDTLEIPKGQTFLKRRSRQSGSSQHEHVASEQYETEVVEAGLRFVVNLSDYVDTGLFLDHRLTRGMVRAEAEGKSMLNLFAYTGSFSVYAAAGGASRTTTVDWSNTYLDWARRNMALNGFNGLEHKYHRDSAIEFLANHARKPTYDLAVVDPPTFSNSKRTDDVWEVQHGYVDLLNAVLPLMNPGGVIYFSSNFRRLKFDPEAIDATEIREISAQTVPPEYRNRRIHRCWRIVKQA, encoded by the coding sequence ATGCCCTCACCGATCGGCGTCGTTCTGGCTGCCGGTCCCCATCCCTTCGCGATCTTGCCATCGTGCGATATCGTGAACGATTACCCGCGTCGACGACCTGTCGATGCTCTTCCAACCTCTCGCGAAGCCACTGCGTCGATGCCTGATTCCCTCGATTTAATCGCCACCTGTGCTTTCGGACTCGAAGCCGTCGTCCGCCGCGAACTGGCCGATCTGGGGTATGTCGGCAAAGTCATCACGCCCGGGCGAATCCTGTTCACTGGCCCTCCCGAGGCGATCTGCCGGACCAATCTGTGGCTGCGAGCTGCCGATCGAGTGTTGGTCCGTTTGGCCACCTTTGAAGCCGGCGATTTCGACGCGCTGTTCGATCAGACCCGCGATCTCCCCTGGAGCCAATGGCTGCCCAAGGACGCCTGTTTCCCGGTTTCTGGGAAGTCGCACAATTCCCAACTGGAAAGCGTTCCGGCGATCCAAAGGACAGTAAAAAAGGCCGCCGTGCTGGGGATGCAGCGCGAATATGGAACCGAATTGTTGGACGAATCGGGAGCCCAATACAAGTTGGAAGCGTCGTTGATTAAGGATCAGATGACGCTGACCCTCGATACGACGGGGCCGGGATTGCATAAACGCCATTATTGCGAGCGTCCCGGTTTGGTTCAGATCAAAGAAACGCTCGCCGCTGCGTTGGTGATGTTGAGTTTCTGGAACCGCGACCGGCCGATGGTCGATCCATTTTGCGGCAGCGGCACGATCGTGATCGAAGCCGCGATGATCGGTCGCCGGATGGCTCCGGGGCTGGGCCGCAGTTTCTCCGCTCAACAATGGCCCACGCTTTCGCAAGCGTTATGGGAACGGGCGACCGACGAGGCGTTGCAGCTGCGGTTGCCCGAACTCGAGGGGCGGATCATCGGTACCGATGTCGATGGTCGCGCTTTGGCGGCGGCTCGCGAAAACGCACACCTCGCCGATGTCGAGGGTTCGGTCCATTTCCAGACCAAGTCGTTTGATTCGCTCTCCAGCCCCAAACAATATGGTTGCGTGATCACGCACACGCCCTACGAGATGAGTGGCCGTCGCAATCCCGAACAGGATGCACTCTACCGTTCGATCCCCTTGGTGCTGCGGCGGCTGACCACCTGGTCTCACTACGTGCTAACGCCTCACCCGCGGTTTGAGCAGATCGTTGGCCGCAAGGCCGATCGGCGGCGGAAGCTCTACAACGCGCGGACCGAATGTACCTATTATCAGTTTCATGGACCGAAACGACCGAGAAACGAAGGGGAGCCGCGCGACCGAGTCGCAGAAAGCGAAGCGGATGAAAACTTGGACGGCAGCGAAACGCCAGCGGAGTCGGGCGAAGTAACGCCGGTCAGTAAGGCTCCGCCAGCCGCCGCGGCAAAACCGAAACCGGACCTTGCCCCGGCGTTTGGACATCTCGACGCCAAGGCGCACGAGCAGGCTGCACTGTTCCGCACGCGGTTGACCAAGCGAGCAAGGCACTTGCGGCGGCTGCCGACCCGCCAGGGAGTGACTTGTTTTCGGCTGTACGAGCGGGATATTCCCGAGATTCCTTTGGTCGTCGACCGCTACGGCGATCATCTACATATAAATGAATACGAACGGCCGCACGATCGCGATCCGGCTCAGCATGCCAACTGGTTGGATCTGATGGCCCAAACGGCTAGCGACACGTTGGAGATTCCCAAGGGGCAGACATTCTTGAAGCGGCGGTCGCGGCAGTCGGGATCGAGCCAGCACGAACACGTTGCCAGCGAACAATACGAGACCGAAGTCGTCGAAGCGGGGCTGCGGTTTGTCGTCAACCTGTCGGATTACGTCGATACCGGTCTGTTTTTGGACCACCGGCTGACGCGGGGGATGGTCCGTGCCGAGGCGGAGGGGAAATCGATGCTGAATCTGTTTGCCTACACCGGTTCGTTTTCGGTCTACGCCGCCGCCGGGGGAGCGTCGCGAACGACGACCGTCGATTGGTCGAACACTTATTTGGATTGGGCCCGGCGGAACATGGCGCTCAACGGTTTTAATGGTCTGGAGCATAAGTATCACCGCGACAGCGCGATCGAATTCCTGGCGAATCACGCTCGCAAACCGACCTACGACCTGGCGGTTGTCGATCCACCGACCTTCTCCAACAGCAAGCGAACCGACGACGTTTGGGAGGTCCAGCACGGGTATGTCGATCTTTTAAACGCAGTCCTGCCGCTGATGAATCCCGGCGGCGTAATCTATTTCAGCAGCAACTTCCGGCGACTGAAGTTCGATCCCGAAGCGATCGATGCGACTGAGATCCGCGAAATCTCGGCGCAAACAGTCCCCCCAGAATACCGAAACCGGCGAATCCATCGCTGTTGGCGGATCGTAAAGCAGGCGTAA
- a CDS encoding response regulator, which produces MTDFSSDQVEIVPVASATEALAVLSKEDYDGVYIPLTSLDARDELIQLQHGGAMLRDMPDGIAMLTENQEILWANRRLHEWSGKDSLVGTPFYEALDNPEIMGPDFCPFHTALATGSPINTTLHTASNNYYQVHAAPLRGSGNGRNLIATVSDVTEEILQQQKLAAIHSAGRELADIRPDEIFLMDISQRIDLLKQNIHHYLHDLLNFDVVEVRLLEQSTGELQPLFSVGIDQAAADRKLQAAPNGNGVTGYVAATAESYLCEDVSVDPLYIQGVEGARSSLTAPLMLHDQVLGTINIESPEVRAFSESDVQFLEIFARDVAQALNTLELLMAQKANTAQQSCEAIHSAVALPVDQILNDAVNVLEQYIGHESDLAERVRRILKNARDIKQTIQQIGERLTPVEAVPASAKKPQYPNLMDKRILVVDADTQVLDDAHTLLERYGCVVETAQRGDEAVRMVRCSQGAASYDAIISDIRLPDYSGYQLMLRLKNQMDYVPMILMTGFGYDPGHSIVKARQDGLHPKAILFKPFRLDQLIDVLETILLAAAA; this is translated from the coding sequence TTGACTGACTTCTCTAGCGATCAGGTAGAGATCGTGCCGGTTGCCTCTGCGACCGAAGCGCTTGCGGTGCTTAGCAAGGAGGACTACGACGGCGTCTACATCCCCCTGACGTCGCTGGACGCGCGGGATGAATTGATCCAACTGCAACATGGCGGAGCGATGTTGCGCGATATGCCCGACGGCATCGCGATGCTGACCGAAAACCAAGAAATATTGTGGGCCAATCGCCGGCTGCACGAATGGTCGGGAAAAGATTCGCTCGTTGGCACGCCGTTTTACGAGGCCCTCGACAATCCAGAGATCATGGGCCCCGACTTCTGCCCCTTCCACACCGCCCTGGCGACAGGGTCTCCGATCAACACGACGTTGCACACCGCTAGCAACAACTATTACCAAGTCCACGCGGCGCCGCTCCGCGGCTCGGGAAACGGTCGCAATCTGATCGCGACGGTAAGCGATGTCACCGAAGAGATCCTGCAACAGCAAAAGCTAGCAGCGATCCATAGCGCCGGCCGCGAACTCGCCGACATCCGCCCCGATGAAATCTTCCTGATGGATATCAGCCAGCGGATCGATCTGCTGAAACAGAACATCCATCACTACCTGCACGACCTGCTGAACTTCGATGTCGTCGAGGTTCGGCTGCTGGAACAATCGACGGGCGAACTGCAACCGTTGTTCAGCGTCGGAATCGATCAAGCCGCCGCCGATCGCAAACTGCAGGCTGCTCCCAATGGCAACGGCGTCACCGGTTACGTCGCCGCGACCGCTGAGAGCTATCTCTGCGAAGACGTATCGGTCGACCCTTTGTACATCCAAGGCGTCGAAGGAGCCCGCAGTTCGCTGACCGCTCCGCTGATGCTGCACGACCAAGTCCTCGGCACGATCAACATCGAGAGCCCCGAGGTCCGCGCCTTCTCCGAAAGCGACGTGCAATTTTTGGAGATCTTTGCTCGCGATGTCGCTCAAGCCCTCAACACCCTCGAACTGTTGATGGCTCAAAAAGCGAACACCGCTCAACAGAGCTGCGAAGCGATTCACAGCGCCGTCGCCCTGCCGGTCGACCAAATCCTCAACGATGCTGTCAACGTGCTGGAGCAATATATCGGGCACGAATCGGACCTCGCCGAACGCGTGCGACGGATCTTGAAAAACGCGCGCGATATTAAGCAGACGATCCAACAGATCGGCGAACGCTTGACGCCGGTCGAAGCCGTCCCCGCGTCGGCGAAGAAGCCGCAATATCCGAACCTGATGGACAAGCGGATCCTGGTTGTCGATGCCGACACGCAAGTACTAGACGACGCCCACACGCTGTTGGAACGCTACGGATGTGTTGTCGAAACCGCACAGCGCGGCGACGAAGCGGTCCGCATGGTCCGCTGCAGCCAAGGTGCTGCCAGTTACGACGCGATCATCAGCGACATCCGCCTGCCCGATTATTCGGGATACCAATTGATGCTGCGTTTAAAGAATCAAATGGACTATGTCCCGATGATCTTGATGACAGGCTTTGGCTATGATCCGGGGCACTCGATCGTCAAAGCGCGGCAGGATGGACTGCACCCCAAAGCGATCCTTTTCAAACCGTTTCGCTTGGACCAATTGATCGATGTCCTCGAAACGATTCTCCTAGCCGCGGCGGCTTAA
- the dnaG gene encoding DNA primase — MSLPADFDVRERVREANDIVDVVGSSLELRRQGSSFVARCPWHDDKKPSLSVNPVRQSWKCWPCDIGGDVFSFVMRRDGVSFPEALKILADRAGIEIQRGGAPVEKGSVDDKATLLSAMKWAEERFFNYLEKSPAAAVVRDYLQERGIDEENRVRFRIGFAPDQWDWLLGAALDAGFSPQILQAVGLALARNSGSGHYDFFRGRLMFPIYDLQDRPIAFGGRHVPMIGDQSGGKYINTSETKLFSKSQHLYALNMARQPMQRQRQALVMEGYTDVIAARQHGIETAVACLGVAVGESHVRLLKRFVDQIVLVLDGDAAGQRRADEVVELFVAADVDMRVMTLPKGQDPADYLNEHGADAFKALVAQAPDAIDHKLSRATDGVDLVRDTHAASAALDSMLRLVAKSPQNGNTLRTEQTVMRLSRTFGLPADTLQRRIEEHRSDPRQNRAFKRQPEPAAPPPPVRRQPITGIDRELFELMIEKADLVPQALESIEPRWLATDTARALMTVYEDLELGGHELDFQNVLLAVEDAHLKGVLVNFQQSVDDKAATVNAPAEERMQAVIDRFRGTELAQQRQQTLLDLESSRLDDDEEMELLKQLFAQERTRQGLLTPPPPEE; from the coding sequence ATGTCCCTGCCGGCTGATTTTGACGTCCGCGAACGCGTGCGCGAAGCTAACGATATCGTCGATGTCGTTGGTAGTTCGCTAGAGCTGCGCCGACAGGGGAGTAGTTTTGTCGCTCGCTGTCCCTGGCACGACGACAAAAAGCCCAGTCTGTCGGTCAATCCGGTTCGCCAGTCGTGGAAGTGTTGGCCCTGCGATATCGGCGGTGATGTCTTCAGCTTCGTGATGCGCCGCGATGGCGTCAGCTTTCCCGAAGCGCTGAAAATCCTTGCCGACCGCGCCGGGATCGAGATCCAACGCGGTGGCGCTCCGGTCGAAAAGGGATCGGTCGACGACAAAGCGACGCTGCTGTCGGCGATGAAATGGGCCGAGGAGCGGTTCTTCAACTACCTGGAAAAATCGCCCGCCGCCGCTGTCGTCCGCGACTACCTGCAAGAGCGTGGCATCGACGAAGAGAATCGCGTTCGCTTTCGCATTGGCTTTGCGCCCGACCAGTGGGACTGGTTGTTAGGCGCCGCACTGGACGCAGGTTTCAGCCCGCAGATTTTGCAAGCTGTCGGCCTCGCTCTGGCTCGCAATTCCGGCAGCGGTCACTACGACTTCTTCCGCGGACGGTTGATGTTCCCGATCTACGATCTGCAGGACCGCCCGATCGCTTTTGGTGGCCGCCACGTCCCGATGATCGGCGATCAATCGGGAGGCAAATACATCAACACTTCGGAGACCAAACTGTTCTCCAAAAGTCAGCATCTTTACGCGCTGAACATGGCCCGCCAACCGATGCAGCGGCAGCGGCAAGCCCTTGTCATGGAAGGCTACACCGATGTGATCGCCGCTCGCCAACACGGCATCGAAACGGCGGTCGCCTGCTTGGGCGTTGCGGTCGGCGAGAGCCACGTTCGGCTACTGAAGCGATTTGTCGACCAGATCGTGTTGGTCCTCGATGGCGATGCCGCCGGGCAACGCCGCGCCGATGAAGTGGTTGAATTGTTTGTCGCCGCCGACGTCGACATGCGCGTCATGACGCTGCCCAAAGGCCAGGATCCTGCCGACTATTTGAACGAACATGGCGCCGACGCGTTTAAGGCGTTGGTCGCTCAGGCTCCCGATGCGATCGATCATAAACTGAGCCGCGCCACCGACGGGGTCGACCTCGTCCGCGATACGCACGCCGCCTCGGCTGCGCTCGATTCGATGCTTCGCCTGGTCGCCAAATCGCCTCAGAACGGCAACACGCTGCGGACCGAACAAACGGTGATGCGATTATCGCGGACCTTCGGTTTGCCCGCCGACACGCTGCAGCGACGGATCGAAGAACACCGCAGCGATCCACGGCAAAACCGCGCCTTCAAACGCCAACCCGAACCCGCGGCGCCGCCACCTCCCGTGCGACGCCAGCCGATCACTGGGATCGATCGCGAACTGTTTGAACTGATGATCGAGAAGGCGGATCTTGTCCCGCAGGCGCTCGAATCGATCGAGCCGCGGTGGTTGGCGACCGACACCGCGCGAGCCCTTATGACGGTCTACGAGGACCTGGAACTGGGCGGCCACGAACTCGATTTCCAGAACGTATTGTTGGCCGTCGAAGACGCTCACCTGAAAGGCGTGTTGGTCAATTTCCAGCAGTCGGTCGACGACAAAGCGGCGACCGTCAACGCACCTGCGGAAGAGCGGATGCAAGCGGTGATCGATCGCTTTCGCGGCACCGAACTCGCTCAGCAGCGACAACAGACGCTGTTGGATCTCGAATCGAGCCGGCTGGATGACGACGAAGAGATGGAGCTGTTGAAGCAGTTGTTCGCTCAAGAGCGAACGCGGCAGGGTCTGCTGACGCCACCGCCGCCAGAAGAATAA